A region of the Candidatus Methanoperedens sp. genome:
TGCATCTTTGCCCAAATGCGTAATACAGAACGCCCTCTATACGCTTACCGATATTGTTGAAACGGCTTTCCGGCCTGCCAAGCAAAAGCAGGCGAAAACGCCTATAGCAGCTCCACAAAAAAAGCGCTATGGCGGCTGCAAAAATAATTGTACTGATATTAATCAACATAACTTACTCCTTCCCGATAATATTTTCTGATCCTGATATGGAACATATCTTGCCTGTATGTAATTCCCTTATATAATCGATAATGGCCGGAACTACCTTGAATACATCACCCACGATACCATAGGTTGCAACCTCAAATATCGGGGCATTTTTATCCAGGTTGATAGCGATTATGACATCCGAATTTTGCATCCCGACCAGGTGCTGGATAGCGCCGCTGATGCCGCATGCGATATAAATTTTAGGTCTTACGGTTTTGCCTGTTTGGCCAACCTGGCGTTCTGCGCCCATCCAGCCCGCTTCAACCACAGCGCGCGAACAACCAACTACGCCGCCAAGCTCATCAGCAAGCTCCTGCAACATCCCGAAATTCTCCTTTGCCTGCATTCCTCTGCCCCCTGCAACTATGACATCTGCTGCCGCAAGGTCACACTCCGCTCTCTGGTCTTTGATAATTTCCAGCACCTTGACAGCAACATCATCTTCTTTGATCGCAAAAAATTCACGGACTATCTCACCCGTGTGCGATGTATCCTTACAGGGTAAAGGCATCACATGTGGTCGCACCGTGGACATTTGCGGCCTTGTCCGTTCTGTAAGGATCGTTGCCATTATATTGCCGCCAAAAGCCGGACGTGTTTGCAACAAAAAACCTTTTTCATCTACATCAAGACCCGTACAATCCGCGGTCAGGCCGGTGTTCAGTTTTGTAGCAACTGCGCCTGCAAGGTCTCTTCCAAGACCTGTAGCGCCCATAAGTAATATTTCGGGTTTGTACTTTTTCACCAGGTAACAGATGGCCTTATTATAAGTCTCGGTGCGGTAATAATGAAATACGGGAGCATCCAGTAAATAAACACGGGAAGCACCATACGCAAAAGACTCCTGGCACAGATGCTCTACTTTATCGCCGATTACTATGGAGCAAAGTTCAACGCCCAAGGTTTTAGCCAGCTTCGCGCCAGCGCCCAGCAATTCCCATGAAACGGTAGCAGGCTCGCCTTCGGTATGTTCCACAAAAATCCATACCCCTCTGTATTCTTTGATATGGGCCGTTGCTGCGGCTTCTTCAATACTGACTTCTTTTGTGCCAGTTCCCTTTGCGGATGCAGCTATCTGCTCAAGGATTTTCTTTTCCTCGGGTGTATAAAAAATCTCAAGGGCCTGGGCAGGGCAAACCTTGATACATCTGCGACAGCCAATGCACTTTTCCAGGTTGATGACAGGCTCGCCTTTATCATTCATTTCTATGGCATCTTCGGGGCAGGAACTCTGGCAGCGCGCTCCGCAAGCGATGCATTTTCCCGGGATAAGTTTAGCTATGCCGCGTGGTTTGCGTATCTTTTTCTCTCCTTCTTCATCCATAAACTTGTGCCTCTACAGTATTTAACTCATGTCTCCTATAAATTCAGGATATTTTTCTCTTTAAGCCTTTCGACCAATAATCTGGCAGAAGCCTTTGGATCTTTGACCCCATCCCCGATTATCTCCCCTTTCTCTCTCTGGGGCGAAAAGATTTTCCGCACCTGTGTAGCAGAACCCTTAAGGCCGATAGTATCTTCTCTAAGTCCTATCTCTTTGTTGTTCCATAATGTCACGGGAGCATCCCGTGCAAAAAGGCGCATAGGCACTTTCGGATAACGCGGACGGTTTATTTCCCGGAGCACCGAGATCATTGAAGGAAGCGGGGCTTCAACTATTTCGTGCCTGCCTTCCAGCCTGCGGCTGACTCTTATTTTTTTTGCTTTCAAATCCACATTTTCAATATGGTCTATAAGGGTCAATTGTGAATAACCTAACCTGGTTGCAATACCAGGCCCGACCTGCGCTGTGTCCCCATCAATGGTCTGCCTGCCGCAAATTACCATTGCCACTTCTTCTTTTGTACCAAGCTTCCTGATGGCTTCGGCCAGAACCATACTGGTTGCAAGAGTATCTGCTCCTCCAAAAGCCCTGTCGCTTAAAAGTATTACCTCATCAGCCCCAAGGGAAAGGGCTTTTCGCAGTGTA
Encoded here:
- a CDS encoding 4Fe-4S dicluster domain-containing protein, whose translation is MDEEGEKKIRKPRGIAKLIPGKCIACGARCQSSCPEDAIEMNDKGEPVINLEKCIGCRRCIKVCPAQALEIFYTPEEKKILEQIAASAKGTGTKEVSIEEAAATAHIKEYRGVWIFVEHTEGEPATVSWELLGAGAKLAKTLGVELCSIVIGDKVEHLCQESFAYGASRVYLLDAPVFHYYRTETYNKAICYLVKKYKPEILLMGATGLGRDLAGAVATKLNTGLTADCTGLDVDEKGFLLQTRPAFGGNIMATILTERTRPQMSTVRPHVMPLPCKDTSHTGEIVREFFAIKEDDVAVKVLEIIKDQRAECDLAAADVIVAGGRGMQAKENFGMLQELADELGGVVGCSRAVVEAGWMGAERQVGQTGKTVRPKIYIACGISGAIQHLVGMQNSDVIIAINLDKNAPIFEVATYGIVGDVFKVVPAIIDYIRELHTGKICSISGSENIIGKE
- a CDS encoding electron transfer flavoprotein subunit beta/FixA family protein encodes the protein MLIVTCVKQVPDTTQVKVDPVTGTLIREGVPFIINPFDTYALEESLRLKEKYGFRIAVISMGPPNTEVTLRKALSLGADEVILLSDRAFGGADTLATSMVLAEAIRKLGTKEEVAMVICGRQTIDGDTAQVGPGIATRLGYSQLTLIDHIENVDLKAKKIRVSRRLEGRHEIVEAPLPSMISVLREINRPRYPKVPMRLFARDAPVTLWNNKEIGLREDTIGLKGSATQVRKIFSPQREKGEIIGDGVKDPKASARLLVERLKEKNILNL